A portion of the Natronococcus sp. AD-5 genome contains these proteins:
- a CDS encoding flippase codes for MNHRIIRSFLAIFSAKVGLLLLSIFITPLLVRLLGSGGYGDFSFLLSLVQWMVILVYAGSFEGIRKYIAEDRSVERWADFVYGFYIKVVSSTVLMMILGVILFAHSDFVTRYLGERFSLYFALIALMIPFRVLFRTSRSTLMGFGLESYSESLKIMDKLIFCLLVMMFTYLKGNVAEVLISRTISYATVALLALGIVSRKIRLSTVVTRVPSSIPRKKLLTYGFSSMVLSFLMVSLYHLDIILLRVLLGSNETGYYRAALAIAEFLWFVPMAIQVTLIHSTSQLWMKEKYAKLTEISSQATRYTLLFSLLAILGIAGLARPLLTLYFGPEFEASVVPLLLLLPGVLGFAVSRPVFAISQAQDNLRVLILATAAAAFLNGVLNVVLIPRYGMNGAAVATSIAYGSMFIFHTWSARLLGFDPLADIRFSRIAVTAMIAALPILALPRYISSDIFALLIVSFVGFITYTIFAFKTGSIDVQEVRVLISNGPISVERLVTLLPTRIEKSINSLK; via the coding sequence GTGAATCACAGAATCATCCGGAGTTTCTTGGCTATCTTTAGCGCTAAAGTCGGTCTGCTACTGTTGTCAATTTTCATCACCCCTCTTCTCGTTCGATTACTCGGTAGTGGGGGATACGGAGACTTCTCGTTCCTACTGTCACTGGTTCAGTGGATGGTAATTCTCGTCTATGCGGGCTCCTTCGAAGGGATTCGAAAGTACATCGCGGAAGATCGCTCCGTTGAGCGGTGGGCAGATTTCGTCTATGGATTCTACATCAAAGTTGTCTCGAGCACCGTGCTGATGATGATACTCGGTGTGATACTCTTCGCTCATTCGGACTTCGTCACACGATATCTTGGCGAGCGTTTTTCGCTGTACTTCGCTCTTATCGCGCTTATGATTCCGTTTCGCGTCCTCTTTCGGACGTCCCGAAGTACGCTCATGGGATTCGGCCTCGAATCGTACTCAGAATCGCTCAAAATCATGGATAAACTCATCTTCTGTCTGTTAGTAATGATGTTTACCTATTTGAAGGGAAATGTCGCAGAAGTCTTGATTAGCCGGACGATCTCCTATGCGACTGTTGCACTCCTGGCACTCGGTATCGTATCACGGAAAATCCGGCTCTCTACGGTAGTTACCCGCGTTCCGTCATCGATCCCTCGGAAAAAATTACTTACATACGGATTCTCCTCAATGGTTCTATCATTTTTGATGGTATCGCTCTATCACCTCGATATTATTCTTCTCCGAGTTCTTCTTGGCAGTAATGAGACCGGTTACTATCGAGCGGCCCTCGCTATTGCCGAATTTCTCTGGTTTGTTCCGATGGCGATACAGGTTACACTCATTCATTCAACATCCCAACTCTGGATGAAGGAAAAGTACGCCAAGCTCACAGAAATCAGTTCTCAAGCTACACGCTATACGCTTCTGTTTTCACTACTGGCCATTTTAGGAATTGCCGGCCTCGCTCGGCCGTTGTTGACGCTATACTTCGGTCCTGAATTCGAAGCGTCTGTGGTACCACTACTACTGTTGTTACCTGGTGTGCTTGGATTCGCCGTTTCTCGACCGGTGTTCGCGATCAGCCAGGCCCAAGATAATCTCCGTGTGTTGATCCTTGCTACCGCCGCTGCCGCCTTCCTGAATGGAGTCTTGAATGTAGTACTCATCCCGCGTTACGGAATGAATGGAGCAGCGGTTGCGACGAGTATCGCGTACGGTTCAATGTTCATCTTCCACACGTGGAGTGCTCGATTATTAGGCTTCGATCCACTCGCGGACATTCGTTTCTCTCGAATAGCAGTGACTGCCATGATCGCCGCTCTTCCAATACTCGCTCTTCCCAGGTACATTTCATCGGACATCTTTGCACTTCTTATCGTTTCGTTTGTAGGTTTTATCACATACACTATCTTTGCATTCAAAACCGGCTCTATAGACGTACAGGAAGTGCGAGTCCTCATCTCGAACGGGCCTATTTCAGTAGAACGATTAGTGACGCTTCTTCCTACAAGAATAGAAAAAAGCATTAATTCACTCAAGTAA
- a CDS encoding alkaline phosphatase family protein yields the protein MAESLVVLGLDAADYELVRKWDCENLLLSSHREIETFAHSIEVPSTLEVWPTIATGCTPTEHGVILHPEDQDRHPLYTTLVRANQLLPDVVRTKILSLKQETIGSSFPTTDHSHVFDSGAVYNWPGVTGCSDWSQESDWFAAVTDGEMTEQAFRQKQFGHAGKGVGWLAGQATAGVPIVGAHVHLLDHMGHIYASRPEHLRRAYLAVDSLVGWLREHVDRLVIVSDHGMQTTALDDAEPGVHSWRAMIATTESGPLPDHVVDIRGWLEERLEKSDAGSITDQMDRESTTSVDAPRQHLEDLGYL from the coding sequence ATGGCTGAATCACTTGTTGTCCTTGGGCTCGATGCTGCCGATTACGAACTCGTCCGGAAATGGGACTGTGAGAATTTGCTCTTATCATCGCATCGTGAAATCGAAACGTTTGCCCACTCGATCGAGGTGCCATCAACGCTAGAGGTCTGGCCGACGATCGCAACCGGATGCACGCCCACTGAACACGGGGTCATTCTCCATCCGGAAGACCAAGATCGCCACCCGCTTTATACCACTCTTGTACGCGCCAACCAGCTCCTTCCGGATGTAGTTCGTACCAAGATCTTAAGCCTAAAACAAGAAACTATTGGAAGTTCGTTTCCGACGACGGACCACTCGCACGTATTCGATTCAGGAGCGGTATATAACTGGCCCGGCGTCACTGGCTGTTCAGATTGGAGTCAAGAGAGCGACTGGTTTGCTGCCGTTACAGACGGGGAAATGACCGAACAAGCTTTCCGCCAGAAGCAGTTCGGTCATGCCGGCAAAGGAGTTGGATGGCTCGCTGGGCAGGCTACTGCCGGTGTCCCTATCGTTGGCGCCCACGTTCATTTGTTAGATCACATGGGTCACATCTATGCCAGCCGACCGGAGCACCTCAGACGAGCATACCTCGCTGTCGACTCACTCGTCGGCTGGCTTCGCGAGCACGTCGACCGGCTTGTCATCGTCTCTGATCACGGAATGCAAACGACGGCGCTCGATGATGCCGAGCCGGGGGTTCATTCGTGGCGGGCGATGATAGCGACGACGGAGTCAGGTCCACTTCCGGATCACGTCGTTGATATCAGGGGATGGCTCGAAGAACGCCTTGAAAAGTCGGACGCCGGATCCATCACTGACCAGATGGACCGCGAATCTACTACTAGTGTAGATGCTCCGAGACAGCATTTAGAGGATCTTGGATACCTGTAA
- a CDS encoding glycosyltransferase family 4 protein — protein MVVVEELDDENAAYGAIQNFIDVCEQMVESITIIGPESVEIDEEGVETVLVSRPSSRFPSAIGYLLYQLRLTKTLLQERNQIDLVFYHIGGSLLLAPMLVCTRSQLRSTVFITGSIEEGFYAQNGRGLVSKLVARCIRCAESITCTLADEVILLSESMDSPTIYWPFSTDSRAANFNYIDRDVFEKRTPIDDRPVDVVFVGRFEPIKGVQNLVYALPQIAERYPDIQIKLIGSGEQRAEFEQFVEHHGLEDHVTFTGWIDRNDIPKHLNDARTLLLPSVSEGVPKAILEAMACGTVPIATPVGGIPDLVVDGETGFVLRNSDPDAIERTVLRALRRDDLDIISDNAHQSIRDTYSYESVKNTYSDILHDTGQ, from the coding sequence GTGGTCGTCGTTGAGGAGTTGGACGATGAGAACGCCGCCTATGGTGCTATTCAAAATTTTATCGACGTCTGTGAGCAGATGGTTGAGAGTATCACGATTATTGGACCAGAATCCGTTGAGATCGACGAGGAGGGTGTAGAGACCGTCCTAGTCTCGCGCCCGTCATCCCGTTTCCCATCGGCGATAGGGTATCTTCTCTATCAACTGCGTCTGACGAAGACACTCCTGCAAGAGCGGAATCAGATCGATCTGGTCTTTTATCATATCGGTGGCAGCCTTCTTCTTGCTCCGATGCTAGTATGTACTCGGTCTCAACTCCGTTCGACCGTGTTTATCACGGGATCGATTGAAGAGGGATTTTATGCGCAAAACGGGCGCGGCCTCGTCTCGAAGCTCGTCGCACGATGCATCAGATGTGCGGAATCAATAACCTGCACGCTGGCCGATGAAGTGATCCTTCTTTCGGAAAGTATGGACTCTCCGACGATCTACTGGCCGTTCTCCACTGATTCGCGAGCAGCGAATTTTAATTATATCGATCGCGATGTCTTCGAGAAGCGCACGCCGATCGATGATCGGCCCGTCGATGTCGTCTTCGTCGGTCGATTCGAGCCCATAAAAGGCGTTCAGAACCTCGTCTATGCGCTACCGCAGATCGCAGAGCGATATCCCGATATTCAGATCAAACTGATCGGCTCCGGCGAACAGCGGGCCGAATTCGAGCAGTTCGTTGAGCACCACGGGCTCGAGGATCATGTGACGTTCACAGGCTGGATCGATCGGAATGATATCCCCAAACACCTCAATGATGCCCGTACGTTGCTGCTGCCATCAGTGTCCGAAGGAGTTCCGAAGGCAATTCTCGAAGCGATGGCGTGCGGGACGGTGCCTATCGCAACCCCGGTCGGTGGAATTCCCGATCTAGTCGTCGACGGTGAAACCGGCTTCGTACTTCGGAATTCAGATCCAGACGCGATCGAACGGACAGTACTGCGAGCGCTACGGCGAGATGATCTGGATATCATCAGCGATAACGCACATCAGTCTATCCGGGATACCTATTCGTATGAGAGCGTGAAAAACACGTATTCGGATATATTGCACGATACGGGACAGTAA